The following proteins are co-located in the Helicobacter acinonychis genome:
- a CDS encoding type ISP restriction/modification enzyme, with product MNTTFEDLLRQFRELGKTRKSERDKGASFEVFCVKLLRAWDRFNNFERVDLWSDWGFKESDCGIDIVAKTNSGKYIAVQCKCYDEETKLDLNRISTFIASANRSFDTDKDKVSFAELILIDTAKDLTDTAQNALSNQEKPTIRIDYIQIAEANIDWGRFEREQEISFSPKKQLRQHQIEAIEAITKQFKIADRTKLVMACGTGKTLASIRLFDKMLKKGEAAVFFAPSIALVAQTLKESFEQSELKFRGFVVCSDAKVGSNDNEDIKAYELPIAPTTNPIRLKEFIRTDLDKNERVIIFSTYQSIDVVIEAQRLLNKDFSLIVCDEAHRTAGFKITPKDEAQAKLESVFQKVHSNDNIKANKRLYMSATPKIFSDNAKSKAKKDVEVELYSMDDESIFGSTAYQLDFAKALALGLLTEYKVLITIINQDEVVAVTNQLSKAKKEGYVNLHINGKEVPIDVELIGKVIATYKSIMKNDVYTIDSQGNKEQLSEDTTKIMRRAIAFNNSIKASQTRQSVFKPAIDLYNDLVKNETQSIDVDHIDGTMNQTIKNQKLAWLKDKDQQIRILSNARCLTEGVDVPALDAVVFFDARDSMVDIVQAVGRVMRKAEGKDYGYIILPIMLENKKEAEYDKILDSDKFKLVWKVLKAIRSHDSSLVSEVEFVKKIKLNVVTDIITSERSQTHNSTDGIEADMLDQKADPNKPKEYTQEDLFTAIYLEDLAKSMYAIIPNKLGDREYWKSFAKNVAKIVPALENRIKELLKSEASIQKEFAKFLQALRTNINASIKEQDATAMLVQHIITRPIFEAIFPDGEFKIKNAVSKSMEKVYEKLQKCALSDETTSLSSLYKSIGENAEYAKSDKEKQEIIKNLYDNFFNSAFKKESEKLGIVYTPIEVVDFIIHSVNHALKKYFGKELKDKNVNILDGFTGTGTFIVRLIQSGLLNGNLEYKYKNELHANEITLLAYYIANLNIAAAYHHQLGQANSESYLMPPKLLLTDTFQLSETKDTFIEYEYFKENKEGIQAQRDTDIDIIIGNPPYSAGQNSANDNNKNIEYPLLFRRIKKTYAQVGKAVNQKSLYDTYKLAIRWASDRIKTGIIGYVTNGSFIDGNSDDGLRACLEKEFSHIYVLNLRGNQRTQGEESRQEGGKIFGGGSRTPVAITLLIRDDKHKQGDKAKIYYYDIGDYLSREQKLGYLYQWKDISRVNFTKLEPNRFNDWINPRDESFERYVEIANKDTKFKDGLDIFKVFSMGVVTARDVWAYNFSKDNLLKNIQSCITFYNIERARYAKDKTYNIDMNPKKISWSRKALNYCKKDKKVEFDANKARLCLYRPYSKAWLYYDTAFNEMQYQLDNIYPADTSVRDASADSASQILGNLSISLNDKGGGEFGALIANQISDLHLFPQTQIFPLYYYEKADPNSILDNGNTDTYERKDAIRDWALAEFQKAYKDDKITKEDIFYYIYGLFHSKEYVNKFKNNLSKMLPRIPFCKDFWGFSKAGRELASLHLNYETIEIKQSTAKYNTTVSKTEQTALFDEPEYLAESDYKVSKMKFAKNVKIAHKPSTIIYNTKINITNIPAKAYDYVVNGKPALSWIMERYQVKTDDASGITNDPNLYSEDPRYILDLMLKVIEVSVRSVDLINNLPKLEIIEN from the coding sequence ATGAATACCACTTTTGAAGATTTGTTACGCCAGTTTAGAGAGCTTGGCAAGACCAGAAAATCAGAGCGAGATAAAGGCGCTAGTTTTGAAGTGTTTTGTGTTAAGTTGTTGAGGGCTTGGGATAGATTTAATAACTTTGAGAGAGTGGATTTATGGAGTGATTGGGGCTTTAAAGAAAGTGATTGTGGTATTGATATAGTAGCTAAAACAAATAGTGGTAAATATATAGCCGTGCAATGCAAATGCTACGATGAAGAAACTAAGCTTGATTTAAACCGCATTTCAACCTTTATAGCCTCTGCTAATAGAAGCTTTGATACAGACAAAGACAAAGTATCATTTGCAGAGCTTATACTAATTGACACTGCCAAAGATTTAACAGACACAGCACAAAATGCCTTAAGTAACCAAGAAAAACCTACAATTAGAATTGACTATATCCAAATAGCAGAAGCTAATATTGACTGGGGTAGGTTTGAAAGAGAACAAGAGATTTCTTTTTCTCCAAAAAAGCAATTAAGGCAACACCAAATAGAAGCCATAGAAGCCATTACAAAGCAGTTTAAAATAGCAGACAGAACAAAGTTGGTTATGGCTTGTGGGACAGGTAAAACTCTAGCCTCAATCAGACTATTTGATAAGATGCTAAAAAAAGGCGAAGCCGCTGTGTTCTTTGCTCCCAGTATTGCTCTTGTAGCTCAGACTTTAAAAGAGAGTTTCGAGCAAAGCGAACTCAAATTCAGAGGCTTTGTGGTTTGTAGCGATGCTAAGGTTGGTTCAAACGATAATGAGGACATTAAAGCTTACGAGCTACCCATAGCTCCTACTACCAACCCAATTAGACTAAAAGAGTTTATCCGAACGGACTTAGACAAAAACGAGCGAGTAATTATCTTTAGCACCTATCAAAGCATAGATGTAGTTATAGAAGCCCAAAGGCTACTTAATAAGGACTTTAGCCTTATAGTCTGCGATGAAGCGCACAGAACAGCTGGATTTAAAATCACTCCAAAAGATGAAGCGCAAGCTAAGCTAGAGAGCGTATTCCAAAAAGTCCATAGCAACGATAATATAAAAGCAAATAAACGCTTGTATATGAGTGCTACTCCAAAGATATTTAGCGATAATGCAAAGAGCAAGGCTAAAAAAGATGTTGAAGTAGAGCTTTACTCAATGGATGATGAAAGCATATTTGGTAGCACAGCCTATCAGCTTGACTTTGCTAAGGCTTTAGCTCTTGGTCTGCTTACTGAATACAAGGTCTTAATTACCATAATTAACCAAGATGAAGTAGTCGCTGTTACAAACCAACTCTCAAAGGCTAAAAAAGAGGGTTATGTAAATTTGCACATTAATGGCAAAGAAGTGCCCATAGATGTGGAGCTAATCGGTAAAGTCATAGCCACATATAAAAGCATAATGAAAAACGATGTCTATACTATCGACTCACAAGGTAACAAAGAACAACTAAGCGAAGACACGACTAAGATTATGCGAAGAGCCATTGCCTTTAACAATAGCATAAAGGCTTCACAAACAAGGCAGAGCGTATTTAAACCAGCTATAGATTTATACAATGACCTAGTCAAAAACGAAACCCAGTCCATAGATGTAGACCACATTGACGGCACTATGAACCAAACTATTAAAAACCAAAAACTAGCTTGGCTAAAAGACAAAGACCAGCAAATTAGAATTCTAAGCAATGCTAGATGCTTAACAGAAGGCGTTGATGTCCCAGCTCTTGATGCGGTTGTGTTTTTCGATGCAAGAGATAGTATGGTAGATATAGTCCAAGCAGTTGGACGCGTAATGAGAAAGGCAGAGGGCAAGGATTATGGCTATATCATACTTCCTATTATGCTAGAGAACAAAAAAGAAGCAGAGTATGACAAAATCCTAGATAGTGATAAATTTAAGCTAGTTTGGAAAGTATTAAAGGCTATTAGAAGCCACGACAGTTCACTTGTGAGCGAAGTTGAATTTGTTAAGAAAATCAAACTAAATGTAGTTACAGATATCATCACTTCAGAGCGAAGCCAAACACACAACAGCACAGATGGCATAGAAGCAGATATGCTAGACCAAAAAGCAGACCCAAATAAGCCAAAAGAATACACCCAAGAGGATTTATTTACAGCCATATACCTAGAAGACCTAGCCAAATCAATGTATGCCATTATCCCAAATAAGCTAGGCGATAGAGAATACTGGAAAAGCTTTGCTAAAAATGTCGCAAAAATAGTCCCAGCATTAGAGAACAGAATAAAAGAGCTGCTTAAAAGCGAAGCGAGTATCCAAAAAGAATTTGCCAAATTCTTACAAGCCTTGCGAACAAATATAAACGCTAGTATTAAAGAGCAAGATGCAACCGCAATGTTAGTCCAGCACATCATAACCAGACCGATATTTGAAGCCATATTTCCAGATGGTGAGTTTAAAATCAAAAACGCAGTATCCAAATCAATGGAAAAAGTCTATGAAAAACTCCAAAAATGTGCATTATCAGATGAAACCACTTCCTTATCATCGCTATACAAAAGCATAGGCGAAAACGCAGAATATGCAAAGAGCGACAAAGAAAAACAAGAGATTATCAAAAACCTTTATGACAACTTCTTCAATTCAGCCTTTAAAAAAGAGAGCGAAAAACTAGGCATAGTCTATACCCCAATAGAAGTTGTTGATTTTATTATCCACTCTGTTAATCACGCTCTTAAAAAATACTTTGGTAAAGAGCTAAAAGATAAAAATGTAAATATCCTAGATGGCTTTACTGGCACAGGCACCTTTATCGTTCGGCTTATTCAGTCTGGCTTATTAAATGGCAACTTAGAATATAAATACAAGAATGAATTACACGCAAACGAAATCACGCTTTTAGCTTACTATATAGCAAATCTAAACATAGCAGCAGCCTATCATCACCAGCTAGGACAAGCAAATAGCGAAAGCTATCTTATGCCTCCAAAGCTTCTTTTAACAGATACATTTCAACTATCAGAAACTAAAGACACATTTATAGAATATGAGTATTTTAAAGAGAACAAAGAAGGCATCCAAGCACAAAGGGATACAGATATAGACATTATCATAGGCAATCCGCCGTATTCAGCAGGGCAAAACTCAGCAAATGATAACAATAAAAATATAGAATATCCATTGTTGTTTAGGCGTATTAAGAAAACATACGCACAAGTCGGTAAAGCAGTAAATCAAAAGTCGCTTTACGATACCTATAAACTAGCCATACGCTGGGCTAGTGATAGAATAAAAACAGGCATCATAGGCTATGTAACAAATGGTAGCTTTATAGATGGCAATAGCGATGATGGATTGAGAGCTTGTTTGGAAAAAGAGTTTAGCCACATTTATGTTTTGAATTTGCGTGGCAACCAAAGAACGCAAGGCGAAGAGAGCAGACAAGAGGGTGGCAAAATTTTTGGAGGTGGTTCAAGAACTCCAGTGGCTATAACACTCTTAATTAGAGATGATAAACATAAGCAAGGCGATAAAGCAAAAATCTACTACTACGACATAGGCGACTATCTAAGCAGAGAACAAAAGCTAGGATATTTGTATCAGTGGAAAGATATATCAAGAGTTAATTTTACCAAGCTAGAACCAAACAGATTTAACGACTGGATAAATCCAAGAGATGAGAGCTTTGAGAGGTATGTAGAAATAGCAAACAAAGATACCAAATTCAAGGATGGATTAGATATTTTTAAAGTATTTTCAATGGGTGTGGTAACAGCGAGAGATGTTTGGGCTTATAATTTTTCTAAAGATAATTTACTTAAAAACATACAATCTTGTATAACTTTTTATAACATTGAAAGAGCAAGGTATGCTAAAGACAAAACATATAATATAGATATGAACCCTAAAAAAATATCGTGGAGCAGAAAGGCTTTAAACTACTGCAAGAAAGATAAAAAAGTTGAATTTGATGCTAATAAGGCAAGACTTTGTTTGTATAGACCATATAGTAAAGCTTGGCTTTACTATGACACTGCATTTAACGAAATGCAGTATCAGCTGGATAATATATATCCAGCTGATACTAGCGTCCGCGATGCGTCCGCCGATTCTGCTTCGCAGATTTTAGGTAATTTAAGCATTTCTTTAAACGATAAAGGTGGCGGAGAGTTTGGTGCTTTAATCGCAAATCAAATTAGCGATTTGCATTTATTTCCTCAAACACAAATCTTCCCACTCTACTACTACGAAAAAGCAGACCCAAATTCAATACTAGACAATGGCAATACAGACACCTACGAAAGAAAAGATGCTATCCGTGATTGGGCGTTAGCAGAATTTCAAAAAGCATACAAGGATGACAAGATAACAAAAGAGGACATATTCTATTACATTTACGGGCTTTTTCACAGCAAAGAATATGTAAATAAATTTAAAAACAATCTATCCAAAATGCTCCCACGAATTCCGTTTTGTAAAGACTTTTGGGGCTTTTCTAAAGCTGGTAGAGAGTTAGCTAGCTTACACCTTAATTATGAAACAATAGAGATAAAACAAAGCACAGCAAAATACAACACAACAGTATCTAAAACAGAGCAGACTGCACTATTTGATGAGCCTGAATACTTGGCAGAGAGCGATTACAAAGTAAGCAAAATGAAGTTCGCAAAAAACGTGAAAATAGCCCACAAACCAAGCACCATAATCTACAACACAAAGATAAACATAACCAACATACCAGCTAAAGCCTATGATTATGTAGTCAATGGCAAACCAGCCCTGTCTTGGATAATGGAACGCTACCAAGTCAAAACAGATGATGCTAGCGGCATCACAAACG